From Marmota flaviventris isolate mMarFla1 chromosome X, mMarFla1.hap1, whole genome shotgun sequence, the proteins below share one genomic window:
- the Cxcr3 gene encoding C-X-C chemokine receptor type 3 isoform X1 — MVPEALASWIELAPGRPATLECFRVSEHQVLGASDFASFLENCTYPYYYGENESNSCCDYQPCPQDFSLNFDRAFLPVLYSLLFLLGLLGNGAVAAVLLSQRAALCSTDTFLLHLAVADALLVLTLPLWAVDAAVQWVFGSGLCKVAGALFNINFYAGALLLACISFDRYLSIVHATQLYRRGPRARVTLTCIVVWGLCLLFALPDFIFLSARYDKRLNATHCQYNFPPVGRTALRGLQLVAGFLLPLLVMAYCYARILAVLLVSRGQRRLRAMRLVVVVVVAFALCWTPYHLVVLVDTLMDLGSLARNCGRESHVDVAKSITSGMGYMHCCLNPLLYAFVGVKFREHMWILLMRLGCPVQRRLQRQPSSSRRDSSWSETTEASYVGL, encoded by the exons ATGGTCCCTGAG GCTCTTGCGAGCTGGATTGAATTGGCACCAGGGAGGCCTGCAACTCTGGAGTGCTTTAGG GTGAGTGAACATCAAGTGCTGGGTGCCTCAGACTTTGCCTCTTTCCTGGAAAACTGTACCTATCCCTATTACTATGGAGAAAATGAGAGTAACTCCTGCTGTGATTATCAGCCTTGCCCACAGGACTTCAGCTTGAACTTCGACCGAGCCTTCCTGCCCGTCCTCTACAGCCTTCTCTTTCTGCTGGGGCTGCTGGGCAATGGTGCAGTGGCAGCTGTGCTACTGAGCCAGAGGGCAGCCCTCTGCAGCACCGATACCTTCCTGCTCCACCTGGCTGTGGCTGACGCCCTGCTGGTGCTGACACTCCCACTCTGGGCAGTGGATGCTGCTGTCCAGTGGGTCTTCGGCTCCGGCCTCTGCAAAGTGGCAGGTGCCCTCTTCAACATCAACTTCTATGCTGGGGCCCTCTTGCTGGCCTGCATAAGCTTTGACCGCTACCTGAGCATAGTGCATGCCACCCAGCTCTACCGAAGGGGGCCACGAGCCCGCGTGACCCTCACCTGTATAGTTGTCTGGGGGCTCTGTCTGCTTTTTGCCCTCCCAGACTTCATCTTCCTGTCGGCCCGTTATGACAAGCGTCTCAATGCCACCCACTGCCAGTACAATTTCCCACCAGTCGGCCGCACAGCTCTGCGCGGGCTGCAGCTGGTGGCAGGTTTCCTGCTGCCCCTGCTGGTCATGGCCTACTGCTATGCCCGCATCCTGGCTGTGCTCCTGGTCTCCAGAGGACAGAGACGCCTGCGAGCCATGCGcttagtggtggtggtggtggtggccttTGCCCTGTGCTGGACTCCTTATCACCTGGTGGTGCTGGTGGACACTCTCATGGACCTGGGGTCCTTGGCACGCAACTGTGGCCGTGAAAGCCATGTGGACGTGGCCAAGTCAATTACCTCAGGCATGGGCTACATGCACTGCTGCCTCAACCCATTGCTCTATGCCTTTGTGGGTGTCAAGTTCCGTGAGCATATGTGGATACTGCTCATGCGCCTGGGCTGCCCT
- the Cxcr3 gene encoding C-X-C chemokine receptor type 3 isoform X2, which yields MVPEVSEHQVLGASDFASFLENCTYPYYYGENESNSCCDYQPCPQDFSLNFDRAFLPVLYSLLFLLGLLGNGAVAAVLLSQRAALCSTDTFLLHLAVADALLVLTLPLWAVDAAVQWVFGSGLCKVAGALFNINFYAGALLLACISFDRYLSIVHATQLYRRGPRARVTLTCIVVWGLCLLFALPDFIFLSARYDKRLNATHCQYNFPPVGRTALRGLQLVAGFLLPLLVMAYCYARILAVLLVSRGQRRLRAMRLVVVVVVAFALCWTPYHLVVLVDTLMDLGSLARNCGRESHVDVAKSITSGMGYMHCCLNPLLYAFVGVKFREHMWILLMRLGCPVQRRLQRQPSSSRRDSSWSETTEASYVGL from the exons ATGGTCCCTGAG GTGAGTGAACATCAAGTGCTGGGTGCCTCAGACTTTGCCTCTTTCCTGGAAAACTGTACCTATCCCTATTACTATGGAGAAAATGAGAGTAACTCCTGCTGTGATTATCAGCCTTGCCCACAGGACTTCAGCTTGAACTTCGACCGAGCCTTCCTGCCCGTCCTCTACAGCCTTCTCTTTCTGCTGGGGCTGCTGGGCAATGGTGCAGTGGCAGCTGTGCTACTGAGCCAGAGGGCAGCCCTCTGCAGCACCGATACCTTCCTGCTCCACCTGGCTGTGGCTGACGCCCTGCTGGTGCTGACACTCCCACTCTGGGCAGTGGATGCTGCTGTCCAGTGGGTCTTCGGCTCCGGCCTCTGCAAAGTGGCAGGTGCCCTCTTCAACATCAACTTCTATGCTGGGGCCCTCTTGCTGGCCTGCATAAGCTTTGACCGCTACCTGAGCATAGTGCATGCCACCCAGCTCTACCGAAGGGGGCCACGAGCCCGCGTGACCCTCACCTGTATAGTTGTCTGGGGGCTCTGTCTGCTTTTTGCCCTCCCAGACTTCATCTTCCTGTCGGCCCGTTATGACAAGCGTCTCAATGCCACCCACTGCCAGTACAATTTCCCACCAGTCGGCCGCACAGCTCTGCGCGGGCTGCAGCTGGTGGCAGGTTTCCTGCTGCCCCTGCTGGTCATGGCCTACTGCTATGCCCGCATCCTGGCTGTGCTCCTGGTCTCCAGAGGACAGAGACGCCTGCGAGCCATGCGcttagtggtggtggtggtggtggccttTGCCCTGTGCTGGACTCCTTATCACCTGGTGGTGCTGGTGGACACTCTCATGGACCTGGGGTCCTTGGCACGCAACTGTGGCCGTGAAAGCCATGTGGACGTGGCCAAGTCAATTACCTCAGGCATGGGCTACATGCACTGCTGCCTCAACCCATTGCTCTATGCCTTTGTGGGTGTCAAGTTCCGTGAGCATATGTGGATACTGCTCATGCGCCTGGGCTGCCCT